In the Glycine max cultivar Williams 82 chromosome 6, Glycine_max_v4.0, whole genome shotgun sequence genome, ttttctttcttcatctTTAATAATCTTATTTGGTCCAATTCTATTGATTTCCTTTCTCTATGTTTGGCATGCATATATATCTTAAGTTCACCATCCTTAAACCAAAATCTTGATAAGACACTTCAAACACTTCGTATCGTGCCTCACTCATAACTTTCCTTGTCTCATATCTAGCTTTTCAATACCTTGCCAATTTTTCAACATTATTGCGCTTGAGTAAGGCCCTAAAACACTCCTTTTTGTTTCTTACCTTTTCTTGATCATTTTCATTCCATCACCAAGATTCTCTATTTCTCGGTCCAAAGCCTTTGGATTCACCAAAGATAATATTAACAACCTTTCTAACCTTTTTAAAcatcttatctccgatgagggTAACActccttgtgatttttaattgtctttctccaataatttattcttaaaagtCAAGTGTTATCACTGATGAGCTGACACCACTTGATTCTTGGATTTGCATCTTCATTTAGGATCAAGACCTTGAGTTGTCAAGACTCTCCTCATGGAATCACTTTGCAAGTTCTCTTATAAAAAATCCTTACTAAAAGAAATCAACTTGCGACTTTGAGATTCAACTCTTATAAGTTGATTAGACGTCCCTTCCATTTCTTAACACAACTTGTTCATAATCTTGAAATCACGTGTCATTGAGAAGTTAAGAATAGTTTGTCCTTCATTTATTTagacattcaaaaccaaaattactgTTAGTTCCTGCAAATTGCCTTGCCTTAGTGTCAACATGTCTATTTAGATCCTCACCTATGAGAATCTTTTTCACTTCTGGAAAGCCATGAACCAACCTACCTCTCTAAATATTCCCAAAATTTCTTTGAATCCTACTTGTATATAAGCATTGCTCATATTGATAGTCTTATGTGCAactgttaatttttaataaaaataatattgcatGAAGCCTAATAAATTAGGGTGTCAAAGTTCATTCAGCTAAATTTTAAGCTCATTTGTTTATTCGAGATTAAGAGAATATATTGTTGAATAGGTCATGTGATCATTAGCAAATGAATGTGATTACATTTGGTTCCTTTTATCAAAAGCTAAGGACTATATACATTATATGCAGCAGGTCTGTTGCAGATGACATGGACGAAGATTAAGATTAAAGCCGGAGTGCATCCCTCATCTTCATAATGATAGGACAGAGCAAGTACCAGAGttagtattttataaattagtggGAAGCTCATTGCTTCTTAAACTATTACATATTTTCTCTAGACTTGATAGATTTTacagtttaaatattttgatgtaTAAAGTAGGAAACAGTGATGCCAAATGGCAGGCTGGGGGATGGTGCTCTTGTAATGTTTGCTTTGGTGGAGcggattttaaatttcaatagaaAAATATACACAAATACCATTTTACCCTTatggttattttaaaaaaaaattctattcttaataattttataatccccccccccccccccattgtaCGCTATACAATGTATTtacattttcgtttttttttttcacacacatataataataaaaatataattttgtctcacacacacacacacacatcttGCCAACTGATCTAGCGTTAGTTTTGTCCATCGATCTAAACCACTTCTTGGCTTTGCCCTGAAGGTTCTAATATCACTAATTTTAACTAGAAGTGAAAATATTGGCTTGTAAAGGTGAGAATTATTATTGTAAGCAGAgacttgataaattttaattaggctTTTGAACTATTTGTCATTATTAAATAggttcttccattttttttaattgggtctcaacttatacttattttttaattaagtactAACAttgacctaattaaaaaataaatacaatttcacaaatttaatttaaataaatagtacaagaaattaacttaaaattatcaaatagttCAAGTACTTGCAGATTAATTTAACAGACAATATTTTGCATTCAGATTTTTGTCTCAAAATCTATTCCAAACTTCGTTTGAAAGGTATCCAATTAAGCTCTGAATTGTTAAAGGAGTTTCATGGGATATATCCATAGATTATTAcataaacttaatttaaaatataatttatttgtataaattaatttaattggaaattaatatatatgtcattattttaacataaaataactatatatgttacaatattttaaatattaattgacaTAAAGTCTTGCTTTAATCTAATTTAGTCTTTGAGGGGATCGAAATCTTCTTCAGATGGTTGCCCCatccaacaaaatggagtattTATGAAAGGCTTTCTTAGTCCATATTTTGTACCTTCCAAGTTAATTGTGTGAGGACCTTGGTGATCTCTTTCTGCGCAAGTCAGAACTATTGGCCCATGTACGTACAGtttgctaattaaaaaaaaaaaaaaaagaacccaGCTTTTCCAAATTCGATCACTGTTAGCTTCTGCATAGAGTGGCATTTTTAAATCCGAAAACCCTACTACTAAGGGTTTCATCAAATTTATGCAATATTACGAGGGCCTAAAGTTTCTCAGATAGAGTATCTTATGCCCGTTGGAAGTTGGAACAACCCAAGCATATCttacaattatattcttttCATGATTCTTTTACAATatctatatataagaaattgCATGCCCTTAAACGACTGCTTGAAAGGCAGATAcgtttaaaaaggaaaatcaagagagagaaatgaaaagCATCCGTATGATTCATTTTAGATAAAAGGGCAAGGGAAGAATGAAATTAGGCATCTCTTTGACCCATAATCATAGGTTTGTTTAGAACAGAAGTAGTGGCAACCATCATGGCCATCATCATTGGAAATCTTATAGACGAACAACTTTTagcataaaatataattgtctttagacaaaaaaaaaagttatgaagtaagagtctaaaatatttttacatcattccatcataattcataatttattaataaatttattaatttttaaaataattattttaaaataatttaaactgtaatttataattaaataataatataaacttattttacactttttataaacattctttagggtcattaaaaaaatacagataAAAGCAGGTGGTGGTCTTGGGACCCAAACTTTTTTCTAGAACCCGTGCATGTGGCAATCGAGCATAATTCTGAATCCTATCAAATATCAATTAGCTACGAGTGGTAtggaatataatataatataaatatgccGATCAAATGCAAGAGAAATGTATGTTATGCATGCTGGATCTTTCTGCGAATTTTTGAAGAATTATTTTATagtcaaaattatataaatacttaattgaaaagaaaaaaaaaatcactagatATGTGCAATGATGACTTCGCGGCGTCAAAATTATTGCTTGCTGCAAATGATTCCTAAAACAAAACTCTTAAATCTCGTTTTAAGTAAGATTCGTTGCACTGACATGCGCATGGCTAATTGCTTGATTCTCAGAGGCAGAGCACTTGTCTATTTTCTTGCTCCACTAATTTCAGAATGatctaaatattaattaaataagagcATAATCAACTTAGAAATTGTTTGGCTTTAGTACATGACACAAGACAAAGACAATCatatagttattatttttattttcatcatttcatATTTACATCACGAGGTTTATATAATATTGCTCTGAGTCTCTGACCGAATAAAATACACATGGTCGCATTTGCAACAACTGAAATTATACGATACCAGATTAATTCAtctggaatatttttttaatgattactTCAGAATCATTTTATTGCTTCAGTTGATCCTTTTGCCCAAATCACACCAATAATCCGTCTGTTGTTACAACTAAAGAATTTTTTAACACGACAcctttttcaattaataaaaataatttattaaaattgttacaatttaatttaattaaaatttattttttgagtttacgaagatgcaaaatttatataaaaaaagaagagaaactcCTAGGTAGTATTTGACTTGACTTTTTAAAGTCTTAAAATCAACTTTAAAGTTAACAAtaagtgttttatttttatttttttttaaatgattaaagttGCATATAAGTTAGAATTTATTCAACAATATATTCTTGGATCTTGGAATTTGTAATAAAGACGCgagataagaagaagaagaagaaaaaaactccaaaaatttgctcatctatttttttttaattttaaaaaactcctAAAATTAGCTcatctattcttttttttaatttaaaaaaattcaatttattttttagagccTATATAGCCATTGAATTTGACAACTTATCCTTTTAAGTAGGAGAGaagtttaaaacaaaataaataaaaacactatAATAGGATGCGgagtctttttaatttaaagaaaaatatgtaattcTTTTTTAGAATGAATTTGAAGGAATGCGAATATAAATATTCCTACCActtgtgttatatataatacattttcTTTGATACATCATATCAACTAAACAAAGACTAtgattattatcatatttaatttttatgtaataacaaaaaatattggcGTATATTGCAGAGACAAGAAACTTATTTAAACGAAAAAGTTACAGAGTCATGATATTTGAATGCTcctatattttaaatacttcattaatatttttttatttatctttattttcctattatattttaatttgtagaaTAAATACCCATTTATTAGTGATATGAGTTCGGATATGGGAATTCACCAACAAAATTTCATGAGAATAAGGtattatatattacttttttttcatcttataaTTACTGATGTTGAaggtttttaaaacataaattaagaaaataagtatttcaagtgaattaatattttattaggagatatttttattaaaatatccttgttctttttttttaattccaatAAATGTAATATTAAGTCATTCaagacaatattattttttataggataaaattgaaatagatTTTGGAATATTTCGTTAAAGAATTATGACATCAGTGAATTTGATACATTTTTTAAAGGctaaaattataatcattttgGGATAAAAGAAGTATTGTATGCTACATATGGgatgttataattaaataattatctatctatatatatacattattaattatctttaagaaataaaatagaatgattatgctaaataattatgttattaatGTTCTATGGttatattttgatgatgtaagaataattttaaattcaattggagtaattttttatttgatattttttattaatttattaattttatacttaaGTGAAGTGAATAAGCAGGAGTGtaattatgaatatataaatactCAATGTGTTTAGAGAagattaaatttgttattattcatGTGGGAGATTAAATCTgtgactttttctttttatttatttatttaaattatgtaattaatcttatatctctACTTTACATTGtcatgtatttaaattaaaatccaaaacctcaattaattaattaaaatgatcagTGCACATGAAATCAACCCTGGACTGTTAATTAATAACCACTATAATTGCTATAGGTTATATAGACTAACGCTTGAGTACGACTTTTTTGAAGCATGCAGTTAACTCTGCGCCCATAAGCAGTTCCATATCGAATTGTTTTACTTTTAAGAAACATCTTTATACCAATTGGCATAGGTTGTTTTAACTTATTCAGTactctcaaattcaaattctggTCATTTATGCAGGTGCATGAGGGCTTTGTGGTTCATACCAAACTCGAACAAGGTTACTTTTAAGAGGTCTATACATGTTGCTGTaacaaaaagaaacattttAATACCAATTGATTGGCATTGTAGATTAGCGAATTGCGCTAGCTAGCTAGTGAAAGTCAAAGAAGGCTTTCCCAGTCAAGtaactttttacttttaagCTAGGTGGATGTGTCACAGAATTCATTATACCAGAAAAAGTCACACAATTCATATATACATTAACCCTAAATTAGTAAGTTTGAGTTGTTATTCATCTTCTTTGgtaaagtaaatataaatatattacaattaattaatgcttaagtttAGGATATCATTCCTTCttcctaaaattattaatataaaaagaaataattcatatatatttgaaGCGGTTGTTGATGTTGGGGAGGTGAGAGTTTTTGCTATGAAcgtgaaattaataaaagaaaaagagaagatgaATAGATGACGAGGCAAGGCGTGAGAAGTAATTGTCAAGAACTTGCAGTTAAAATCATTGCCGAAATTGCTTAGCAGGATTGGATGTTGATTTTCAAAGTTGGAATATTTTTGGTACACTCAATTGAGGTTGACACATGACGTGTGCACGTATACCTGTCTGTAAATACTAATAGCATGACAATAGACTTGTTTGTCTCTCTTGACCACAACGTAAGTACATTAGTACGTGGCTGTGGTTGGGTGTGTGAGTGAGTCTatgagaaaagagagagagtgatgtTGAATTGAAGTGTTGAACATGGAAATCACATAACTCGAACGAAAGATACAAGTCGTGGACCCATTTTGATAGGTCCACGAGGACATAAAGAATTTGGTTGTGGGGGCTTAAATAGGGATAGGACCCCCCAACACCCTCCACCACATGTTTGTCCTTTCCCTGCCATTTTTCACCTGCTCTTTGCTTCTTTTCCACGTCTTGGCATGGCATGGTGCAGACGAAGATTGATGGATTCTGAAAATTATAACTATAGCATAGCATTCATTCAGAGAGGAACAACAAGTTCAGAAAGCCATACTCACTTTTCTCTGAACCCAACAGTGTGCTTATATCACTCATATCTAGCTCTTTCTACCTTTCCCAAGTTCATTATTAACTCCACTCCACTTTCACTAACAAATCATTGAATTCAatcttcttttaattaataagattttaaatttgagttttatgataaaaaaacatgattaaaaggaaaattttcaataaaagtgaTCATtcaaaatttttcataaaaattaattatcaataagaaTAATCCATGCTAATAtcacatgtatatataaaaaaatattactttcaatCCTTATTATAAGAAATTAGTAATATTGTAAGAAACGATAGTATATTTTAGGCTATtacttgttttttattatagagACAATTAACATTGtaacaataattattatatatgtttttttaagaaattattgcTTATTCCAATTAATACCATATTATATGCTATAATATGATACCAAATACTATATATACAAAAGGGACTTGACGACTATAAGGTAGATATTCTGAGAGAAAGTTGATGAGGGGATTAGATTTGGTTCACCAAAaattccaagaaagaaaaagttgagTCTTTTGGTGATCTCGAGGAGGAGTGATGAATTGGAGGACTAATTAAGAAGAAGACGTGACTCTCTCACTTCTAGATAGgctaagaagaggaagagggtcTATGTCAGGCCCTCCCTCCCTCATACTCATTCATactctcatttttctttcaaaggGTGGGAATTAGGGCTGTTGTGATTTCTCTGGATTCTTATGAGTGTAACAGTGTCCGTGCTGTGTGCTGCGAGACGGAGAAAAGTGACTGACAAAAGTGAAGCCAGAAACAGAAGGGGTTGTGACCATTTGGCTCTGTACTACCTCAGATTATTGCAAAGACTACGACACACACATGAATTGATGAATGAATCTTAATTTATAATAAGGCTGAAACAAAGATAAATTCATCGAAGAAAATAAGGATGTCATTTAATTTCATCATTTAATGATCTCTTCCTCTTTATACTAatctttaaacaaataaaaatattaaaaattaaaacacttaGTATATATCACATATATCTTCCGGAAACAATCCCAATTAAATACAcaattgtatatttaaaatttaaacttaaaattactaattaaataagaataattttatgtaagtTGATTAAcgtatcaaataataaatacttgGGGTTTAACTAGTAAATTCATAACTAtgtatgaaattaaaatgacggcttgcttttattttgaaaggtGAAAGGTTTCACTGTTACTTTTCTTCAGGGAACATGGAGTTAGAGGGAATGCGGCTCAAGGTGTTTGAGTTGGAATActgctttttcttttgttttatttttcttcttatttttaacattttagtgTATATGGTCATGGGAGAAGAGAAAACCCTAACCCTATTATTTTCTCGGATTTCGAAAGGTTTGTTGGTGCAACCAACGTCTAGGATTCTGATCTCGCCAGGATCGGTTCAGAATGTTACCTGTCATATTGCGATCTAAAATTTGCCTAGAAATAAACAAtttcattgtaaaaaaatataaatttagaccaattaattcaattatattggtttaattaatgaagaaatagaacattttattaaaatttatagttaCCCCTtgcaaaaaagttaaaataaaatatgtttattcgTATGCATGCAAGTTAATTGTTGTGAATGTCAATGTAGCTGCAGTTTATATGAGAGAGGGGGAGAGGGGTGTGACTGTTTCAGTTTCACTGCATTGTCTGGAGAGTGTTGGTGTGGTTGATAGTAACAGTTTCGAAGTGCTAGCTAGGGTACTTCTTGgaagagagacaaaagaaaaagaagaaagaaataaaagctGAAAACCCTAAGCATGACatgaactaatatatatatatatatatataccacttTTTTTGTATTGGATCCAATGAGGATAGCGACTGTGGCTCACTATttcactcatttttttattcaagaaaaaaatgagaaggtaTTGCTGAGCCTCACTCTCACGGGAATTAAGACTATAGAGACCAAGCCTTTTTAGAACGAAGAGATTCACCGTCACACCTTTTTCTCGGTACATGATGAAAACTACAATTCAAAACAAGTTAGGATATATTGCACAGCACAGAAacatattcagaaaaaaaacaCTGCTCGTTATCCTGTTAGTTGAGTTCATCAAACAAACACCATCCCCAATAATACCCACTGTGCTTTCCAAAGAACCTAGCTATATAGAGAGACTTTTATACGAAAAGCTTTCTTTTACATACATTTGAGATTGAGACTTGAGAGAGTTCCCTATGAGTGTATATGCTTTGAACTCAAGCGTAATATCTTGTTTCTGTGTCTGTGATTGTGACATTTTGCCAATAATTAGCTCAACTTCTTCACTGTCACTGACACTATACACTTCTGTGCCTTTATTTTAGGGAAATTCTCTATCGACGAGAGTTAATTGATCTAAAGCAAACTAAGTTTACTACAAGAACTTTTTTAACGGTTAGTGAAGTAAATTAACTCAATGGGTGGTTAAACAACTCAGGTAGGTGATtagtaaagaaaattaaataatatataaatcattattttttttaatgatgttatTAATACGGATTAcgaaatatttattaactttatcaATGATTAATCTTTATCACAAATCTGATTAATTACCTTTACTAAAATTTTCTCCTATCAACTACATCTTATGTAGAAGACTCAGAAGAGATAccttacttaaatttaaaaaggttGAATTTAGTATTACTTTAACTAacaatttgttaatatataaatcattgtTTTTGAACATGCCATGcatagttaaaataattaactagaGGAGAAAGTAAAACGGTGGTCCATGAACAAgaggaaaattaattaaagtggaAAACTATTAAAGGCAAGGAATATATAGGGTAAGTAGGACTATAAGCGTCTAACCCGTAGAGTTAGGCTTTAGAATCAAGTAACGTTATCGCTCAATTTATTCTTAATCATAAACAATGACAGAGAATGTCAACTCCGCATGCTCACTGCACATGCCTATAGAGAGTTGCACTGAATTGATACAACAACAAAGAGTAGGtctagtagtagtagtagtcaTACATTACTATGCATGCTCCTCTTCCACCGACTTATTTAGAACTAAAGATTTTTGGGAAAGACTACACCTAAGTTTTTGGCAACCTTAGGTCTTAAATAAACACCTCATGTTCATAATCACCACcctagaaattaaattaaacaaaaccccttcaaattaaaatttaagagtaGACCTTGAGTCACACCTAGCCAGAGTCCAAGTGAGGCTACAATAGCCAGATAGAGACCATAactagaaattataaatattgcaGGGCCATGCCCTCAAAGAGGCACAAACCCTAGATGTGCAATATTCTTGAAAACATAATTCACAAGTtacctcctccttctcctcctctatCATTGATATCCTCAGAATCAGTCCAAGGAAGAGAATAAGGGAAAGAgtaagtggtggtggtggttgtagGAGAAGGCCTATAGAACCCTCCTCCACTTGCTGATTCATTACCAAACCTTGCAATAAAAGACCTTTGGGGCATTTGTGGTGGCACAGAAAGAGAGGGTGGAGGCATGTCATTGCAGGCATAGCGTAGGAGATCAGCATTGGCGGAATCAAGCTCCTTCTGGAGCCTTTGGACTTGTCTCTGGAGGAATGAGATGGCACCTACGCAGCCATAAACGGGGTCTCTAACACGTGCCTCGGCTTCATAGGCAAGAGAGTTCACTGCATCTTCTCTCTGGTGAGGGAGGAGTTCATTGAGAAGCTTTGTCACGTTGCTAGCACCGAAGATCTTGTGCACGTTTGCGAATTTTTGAGGCTCCTCTGGTGGGAAGTAAGGTGCAAAGATGCACCCCGGAAGGCACTTCCTCCTCAAGAATTTGCAGGCAGCACATGGAGAATTGTAGGAGCTTGATGATGccattttttttctgatttgcCTAAAAGAGAGAAACATTGACATGATCAAATCAATTAACCAAAAATTTTCCTTCTCCCCTGTGTAGAGTTAGTTTTTCTCTAGAGATATAAGATTCATCTACTGATCAGGAAAGAAGGGAGAAATCACATACTCAAATCTcacactaacaaaaactaacagaAAAAAgagttagtttttcttttttcttttttattttaaagaaaaaaaggttttatAGATCAGAAGAAGGCTCGCCTTTATACAAGATATAGAGAGGACCACCAGCATCAATGGAAATCTATGGTGAGATCTCATATTT is a window encoding:
- the LBD27 gene encoding LOB domain-containing protein 25; this translates as MASSSSYNSPCAACKFLRRKCLPGCIFAPYFPPEEPQKFANVHKIFGASNVTKLLNELLPHQREDAVNSLAYEAEARVRDPVYGCVGAISFLQRQVQRLQKELDSANADLLRYACNDMPPPSLSVPPQMPQRSFIARFGNESASGGGFYRPSPTTTTTTYSFPYSLPWTDSEDINDRGGEGGGNL